One Gloeobacter morelensis MG652769 DNA window includes the following coding sequences:
- a CDS encoding DUF4062 domain-containing protein: MPSFHVRVFVSSTWLDLQPERQAIEQTLQRFHETKFNGMEHFGSRDETTRAASLSEVDKSDLYVGVIGSRYGSGITEAEYRRARERRLPCFIYCKEDSAVAGKWQEADLAKAEKLTALVKELRSNHTITTFTQPDELAVSLAVDLHRWLFEEYLAPRLQIASERGDIQTLTG, translated from the coding sequence ATGCCCTCCTTTCACGTCCGTGTTTTTGTCAGCTCCACCTGGCTAGACCTGCAGCCGGAACGTCAGGCTATCGAGCAAACCTTGCAACGCTTTCACGAAACGAAGTTCAACGGCATGGAGCATTTCGGCAGCCGAGACGAGACCACCCGCGCGGCTTCCCTTAGCGAGGTGGACAAGAGCGATTTGTATGTCGGAGTCATAGGAAGTCGTTACGGGTCAGGCATTACTGAGGCTGAGTATCGGCGAGCACGAGAGCGGAGACTGCCCTGCTTTATCTACTGCAAAGAGGACTCTGCAGTTGCCGGTAAGTGGCAAGAGGCGGACCTTGCCAAGGCCGAAAAGCTGACCGCGTTGGTGAAGGAATTGCGCTCTAACCACACCATCACCACGTTCACACAGCCCGATGAGCTAGCGGTAAGTTTAGCGGTAGACCTGCACCGCTGGCTGTTCGAAGAGTACCTTGCTCCCCGGTTACAGATAGCAAGTGAGAGAGGGGATATCCAGACCTTGACGGGGTGA
- a CDS encoding IS4 family transposase, producing MLPLFYQHLLKERLAYDQVIFLQLLVHTLQRQQHLCIQRLAEALPLTIKTDSRRKAIQRFLLLPKLNIWHLWLPLLALIIQRFADNPHRLILAIDRTNWYKYNLLMVALIWQKRAIPIYWRLLNHDGNSSLAERRSVLRPVFRFFCSKSIVVLGDREFGSVDFARWLQAENVAYCLRLKQSEWLRYSEEAPWRCLANIHLEPGQTLWYKGVTLVKKKRFGPVNIVGKLGFQPGSRKPYHEPWWLLTNLATPQEAIAWYRCRWGIEEMFRDCKSGGYNLEKLRVEPRRFKRLLLVLAVAMSVSVLRGQRLKAQGVEKYVSRVSERGRSIRRRSTFAAGLHSEVWLEGMASCQSLVEQLMDMRKKWRQRYREGQRAVMLLQSTS from the coding sequence ATGTTGCCTCTATTCTACCAACACTTGCTCAAAGAGCGACTTGCCTACGACCAGGTCATCTTCCTTCAGCTGCTTGTCCATACTCTACAACGTCAACAGCACCTCTGCATCCAACGACTGGCCGAGGCGCTTCCCCTGACGATCAAGACCGACAGCAGGCGCAAAGCCATCCAACGCTTTCTGCTGCTTCCCAAACTCAACATCTGGCACCTCTGGCTGCCCTTGCTTGCCCTGATTATCCAACGCTTTGCCGATAATCCTCATCGCCTTATCCTTGCTATCGACCGCACCAACTGGTACAAGTACAATCTGCTGATGGTTGCTCTTATCTGGCAAAAACGCGCCATCCCCATTTACTGGAGGCTACTGAACCATGACGGCAATTCCAGTTTGGCTGAGCGCAGAAGTGTGCTTCGGCCTGTTTTCCGATTTTTCTGCTCCAAATCGATTGTGGTCCTCGGGGACCGCGAGTTCGGTTCTGTCGATTTCGCCCGGTGGCTCCAGGCGGAAAACGTCGCTTACTGTCTGCGGTTGAAGCAAAGCGAGTGGTTGCGGTACTCCGAGGAAGCACCCTGGCGATGCCTGGCGAATATCCATCTTGAACCTGGACAAACTCTTTGGTACAAAGGGGTGACTCTGGTCAAGAAGAAGCGATTCGGGCCGGTGAACATCGTTGGTAAACTCGGATTCCAACCTGGCAGTAGAAAGCCGTACCACGAACCGTGGTGGCTGTTGACTAACCTGGCAACACCGCAAGAGGCTATTGCCTGGTACCGTTGTCGCTGGGGCATCGAGGAGATGTTTCGAGATTGCAAAAGCGGCGGTTACAATCTGGAGAAGTTGCGGGTGGAGCCACGGCGCTTCAAGCGACTGTTATTGGTGCTTGCCGTGGCGATGAGTGTGTCGGTGTTGCGTGGACAACGCCTGAAGGCTCAAGGAGTAGAAAAGTACGTGTCGCGGGTGTCGGAGCGAGGTAGAAGTATTAGACGTCGCAGCACGTTTGCAGCCGGGTTGCACAGTGAAGTGTGGCTCGAAGGGATGGCGAGCTGCCAGTCACTGGTAGAGCAATTGATGGACATGCGTAAGAAATGGCGGCAACGATATCGCGAGGGTCAGCGGGCTGTGATGCTCTTGCAGTCCACTTCTTAG